A single genomic interval of Euwallacea similis isolate ESF13 chromosome 2, ESF131.1, whole genome shotgun sequence harbors:
- the LOC136418017 gene encoding potassium channel subfamily K member 18-like, giving the protein MQDTEQEYDSTNTRKCSLAMFCGRTSLFVLMTGYALFGALLFKFLESGVENHQVADFQRSREDCLKELWIITERLNVLYEKNWTRLVTEQLKKFERSVVETAKNDETFNLAGPKWTFGGSLLYTVTLLTTVGYGRLSPKTALGKIIAIIYAIIGVPLMLVLLSELGSVLAYGVRRGYSKLCCHKNEEPFTCPSVGYHKAPSSPTKNYYCKSKEDTASIQLATTHSTPNHVTFQTNHINHYVNRQEVPKRAILATVRASHTRGRCRQTPVRQILADPNCPTHRHSHGSPLRNSSIVGISTDIELEEVEENDENDQGQCLPHDTPSRIPLIWGPPDKNGGAPHSGEEATPSNLPSVPIFLVVFLFFSYIGLGAACFANTDTWTFLDAIYFCFLALSTIGVGDKLPTIHQNEFGGQLHVFACCLYIFLGLVILAMCFSLVQEELTIKCRQLANSLGFGKE; this is encoded by the exons ATGCAAGATACGGAACAAGAATATGACAGCACAAACACGAGAAAATGTTCCTTGGCGATGTTTTGCGGCCGAACCAGCTTATTCGTCCTCATGACTGGATATGCACTTTTTGGAGcccttttatttaaattcctaGAAAGCGGAGTAGAAAACCACCAAGTCGCTGACTTTCAAAGAAGTAGAGAAGACTGCTTAAAGGAATTATGGATCATTACAG AGCGGCTTAATGTATTGTACGAGAAAAACTGGACCAGACTGGTAACGGAACAACTGAAGAAGTTCGAGAGATCTGTAGTGGAGACTGCCAAAAATGATGAAACATTCAATTTAGCTGGACCAAAATGGACATTTGGGGGATCACTACTTTATACAGTAACTCTCCTGACGACAGTTG GTTACGGAAGACTTTCGCCAAAAACAGctttaggaaaaattattgcgATTATATACGCAATCATAGGAGTACCACTAATGTTAGTCCTCTTGTCAGAGCTGGGCAGTGTCTTAGCTTATGGTGTGAGAAGAGGATATTCAAAATTGTGCTGTCATAAGAATGAGGAACCCTTTACGTGCCCTTCTGTAGGTTACCATAAGGCACCAAGCTCGCCTacaaagaattattattgtaagaGTAAGGAAG ATACAGCGTCCATACAATTGGCCACAACCCACTCCACCCCAAATCATGTCACCTTCCAAACCAATCATATCAACCACTATGTAAATCGGCAAGAAGTCCCAAAACGAGCTATTTTAGCTACAGTCAGGGCTAGCCATACCAGAGGACGATGCAGACAGACTCCTGTACGACAAATTCTTGCAG ATCCCAACTGTCCCACTCACCGTCACAGCCATGGAAGCCCTTTGAGAAACTCTTCTATAGTTGGTATATCCACTGATATAGAATTGGAGGAGGTTGAAGAAAACGATGAAAATGACCAAGG ACAATGCCTCCCACACGACACACCATCACGCATACCCTTAATCTGGGGACCGCCTGATAAAAACGGGGGCGCACCTCACTCAGGAGAAGAAGCAACACCATCCAACCTACCATCAGTGCCTATTTTCCTAGTagtgtttctatttttttcctacATAGGCCTCGGGGCTGCGTGTTTTGCCAATACGGATACTTGGACGTTTTTAGAcgctatttatttttgttttctcgCTCTCTCCACTATTGGAGTTGGAGATAAGCTACCGACTATCCACCAAAACGAATTTGGGGGTCAGTTACACGTGTTCGCCTGTTGTCTCTATATCTTCTTAGGATTGGTCATATTGGCAATGTGTTTTAGTTTGGTACAAGAAGAGTTGACAATAAAATGCAGGCAACTAGCCAACAGCTTAGGCTTCGGCAAGGAGTAG